The nucleotide sequence GCGATACGCCGCCCGAACTCGGGCACTTGCGCCATCACCCCGAGCAGGATCGACGTCGCCCGCACCTCGCGTTCCTGTTCGTTGCGCAGCCCGGAGACGGAGAAGATCCGGGATTGCCGCCACGAATCGTCCTCCGCCAGCCCCGGCTCGGGAAGCTTGGGACGTACGACCTTCTTTTTCGCGGTGCGAACGCGACGCGGTTTCTCGACGGTTTCGACAGGCTCGTTCGCCACCACCTCCGCGGCCCGTGGCTGCGGCACGACCGGCGCCACCGCGTCGGCCTGCTCCTCGTCCGTCTGCTCCTCGTCGTCCGTGACGTCGATCCCGAAATCGCCCGCCAACCCGGCGAGGCCGGACGCGTACCCCTGGCCGATCGCGCGGAACTTCCATTCCTCCCCGCGCCGGTACAACTCGCCGAAAACAAAAGCCGTTTCCGTGGTCGCGTCCGTGATGTCGAAACGCGCGATCCCGTCGCCCGCGCCATCCGACAACGTCAAATAAAGATCGTCGAACTCCCCGAACGACCCGCCCCCGTACCGACTGGCCGTGATCACCACGCGTTCCACGCCGTCGGGAATCTCCGTGAGATCAACCGAAATCCGGTCCTCGGTGCCCCCACCGGTCGGCGTCTTGCCGAGCAATTGCACCGGGTCGTCGGCATGCGCTTCGCGGTTGTAAAAGAAGAAGTCGTCGTCACTGCGCACCTTGCCGTCGGCATCGAGCAACAGCACCGACGCATCCGCGTCCCCCGGCCCCTCGGCACCGGCCGCCCAGTTCAGCGACAACGTCACCGAATCAGTGCTCGCACTCAACGCGGAAAGCGCAAAATTCTGCCCCTTGATCATCGGCTGCACGAAATCCCCCTGCCCGTCCATCCACCCCACCGGCCCGCCCCACGGGTACGCCAACCAGCCCCCCGGCAAAACCGAGCGGCACCCCTTGACCCCACAACGCAGAGCGAAACCCCCAACCCCCGGAAGGGTAGGCCAACCACAGATCCGGCGATACAGGTTCCGGCAAAATCCCCACACACACGCCGCCCGCAGCCGCCACCACACGCGCTTGCGTCGAACTGGCCCGCCGATCCACACCGCGAACAGCAGCATGATCGTACCGATACCGGGTGGAAGGGCGGTACGCAACATGCCCGAGTGGACAACGCAGCCGAGAATCCTCGATCCACTCCGTGCCGCGAGTTGACCGATCCGGCGGAGTTCAGGTCTTCCACCGTGCCTGATGCCGCCACAGTGAGCGCATCGGCGACGACGCCTGGCCCGCCCTCGACGCGGCACCGCGACGCCGGTCGGGGAGGCTGTCGGGCATCTGGCTGCCGCTCACTCGGTCATGAGCTGGTCGCGCCACGGCCCGTCCACGCCCCAGGGACTGTCAGGTGTCACCAGCCCGGGGCACGGTACCGCCCGCCGGTCGAACTCCGCGTCAAGCCGGGCGACGACCCGGCCGAGATCAGCTCGTCCGCCGGCCGGGAGCCACAGCAGCACCGCTTGCAGAAGATCGCGCGCGAGGATCGGATTACAGCAGTCGCAACCAGTGAACGGCTCCGGCAGCACCGGTCCCGGCTCCGCCAGATACCACCGGCACTCCTGAAGCGCCGCGGCCACCGCGTCAGCCCCGAGACACCAACTATGCGGCGGACCACCACACCCCGCCTGGGCTGCCAGCGCGAAGTGCGCAGCCCCTTCGGCCGCTTACGCGGCATTGCTCCTTCGGATCAGCACAGCGCCATTATTGCAGGCCTTGAGTACCTCACGCTGTCGGGTCAGCTGACGTCGGCGCAGGATCAGACAGCGCACTGCGGCCCCGGGTCCCCGTAGGAGATGGCTGATCAGGCGCCGATGATGCTGCGTGCCTTGGTAAGGCGCTGTCGGGTGCGGGTGACGTCGGCCTCGGTGTAGACGGTGCTGTGACGCACCAGCTCCTGGTACGTGTGCACGGCTGGTTCACCGATCCGTTCGATCACTTCAGGCGCATCGGTGATCCCGTCGAGTGCACCGCCACCGACGTCCACCCGCAGGGCCTGGGACCCGAACGTCCGCACCATGCCTGCGCTGAGCAGGACGTAGCGGGATCGCGCATCGGCGTTCAGTGCGATCCGTTCCTCGGCCGGGGGCGAAGTCGGGAGCGCAAAGTGGCTCGGGCCCACGAGGGAGGAGCGCACAGCGGTAGGGCGAGCGTTCGTGGGATCCAGCCGGCCGTACACCTGGCAGGCCTGGAGGGCGCACAGCCAGGCCATCGAGGCTTCGCCGGTCTGCACATGGAGCTCAGCCAGGTTGTAGAAGATGGAGCCCAATACCGCTTGGTCCTGATCGCCTTCTCCCGCTTGGGCGACCCTGACCGCGTGGTGATTGGCCCTCCCATAGTGGCGCAGGGCAAGATCCCACTGGCCGCGAGCGATCGCATTGTCGCCGAGTCGTATGGCGTTGGTGACCGTCCGCCGCTCGCCATTGAGTGATCGCCAGCGCATCGAACCCCCTCGTTTGGTGTGGACCGCTCAGACGATGACCGTGTAAGCCCACGCGTCTGAGGCCTGACGCAGGCTTACCCACTCAGAATCTCTCGACGGACCTGATCAAACCGCTGCACCAAACAGACCTGTCGGCAAGGGCGTTGATCCGTCAGCAACTGCCCGTCCACACGAGCCGCTCCCGTGTGGGCCTCGACCCTCTGATATGCGTTTCCACGACGTCGCGACACGGGTTTCCTCCGCGCGGCGCGGCCGTAGACCGCGCCGCGCGATCCGATGCTGTCCGGTGAATCAGCAGGAGACGCACAGCCGTTGAACGCCCGCAATTTCGTCGACCGTACGCGTACACCGCACGGGAGTTCGGACGCTCCCCGCAGTGACTCTGACGCGCAACTTCGCGATTCTCGCCACGACTTGGCCGATCAGCCCGAGGGCGTCCCCGCGCGGTACATGGTCTGGTTGTTTACGAGTCGAGGCAAGAGGCGTCACGTCGTCCGTTCGAATCGTTCGCGGAGTGGAATCGATACACCTTGCGAACCTTCGACAGGTCCGGCCGGTCGTCTCTCCTACCGAGTCGGGCGGGTCGGCAGCGGGCGGGCCCGGTCAATCTGTGGCGGGCCCATTGCCGGGCTGCGTCGGCGAGTTGGCGGGCGTGGCTGCGGGCTTTCGGGGAGCGGGCGATGCATTCCCACATGCCGGACAGTCGGACGGCGAATGCGGTGAGCACGTCGTCCGGTGCTGCGGAGAAGGCCGGGATGTCCTGGGCCCAGGTCTCCGCCTGTTGGGGGCTGTGGCCCGCATTGATGAGGCGGATGACGAGGTAGGCCGGGTCGAGCCACACCGGTCCGCGGGCCGACCACGCCCAGTCGACCGCAACCGAGCGGTCTTCGCCGACGAGGATGTTGCCGGGATGCAGGTCGACATGTGCGAGCGTGTCGCCCTCAAAGGAGACGTAGGCTTCGATCTCCGCCAGGGCCTCCGCATGGTCGAGCGCCCACGGGTCCAGGTCGCCGGGCCGCCGGTCTCGGAGCTCGGCCCAGCCCGGTGCTTCGGCCCAGCGTTCGGCAAGCGCATGTTTCGCGGCCCCGGGGCAGGGGGTCAATTCCTCGCCGATCGTGATGACCAAGTCGCGGACGCGTAGGAGATGCGGTGACCCCGGTGACAGATCGGGGTGCACGCCGGGGGCGAGTTCGAATCCGAGCATGAGCCACCCGTCGTTTTCGATCTCCCAGTGCAGCGTGGGTGCGATCCCGGGCGGGAGGTAGGGGCCGACGGCTGCTTCGTTTCGATGGCTCCATGAGTAGGGGCGGTCGACACGGACGCCTTTGACGAAGTGCGCGCCGTTCTGCTGGGTGCGCAACGTGGCAGAGAACTCGGAGTTCTGCCCCCGTGCGGGCTGCTTCACCGAGGTCACGGCCC is from Yinghuangia sp. ASG 101 and encodes:
- a CDS encoding phosphotransferase family protein; translation: MPIRQPWDALPCSVRRAIETEIGAVTSVKQPARGQNSEFSATLRTQQNGAHFVKGVRVDRPYSWSHRNEAAVGPYLPPGIAPTLHWEIENDGWLMLGFELAPGVHPDLSPGSPHLLRVRDLVITIGEELTPCPGAAKHALAERWAEAPGWAELRDRRPGDLDPWALDHAEALAEIEAYVSFEGDTLAHVDLHPGNILVGEDRSVAVDWAWSARGPVWLDPAYLVIRLINAGHSPQQAETWAQDIPAFSAAPDDVLTAFAVRLSGMWECIARSPKARSHARQLADAARQWARHRLTGPARCRPARLGRRDDRPDLSKVRKVYRFHSANDSNGRRDASCLDS
- a CDS encoding TerD family protein — translated: MDGQGDFVQPMIKGQNFALSALSASTDSVTLSLNWAAGAEGPGDADASVLLLDADGKVRSDDDFFFYNREAHADDPVQLLGKTPTGGGTEDRISVDLTEIPDGVERVVITASRYGGGSFGEFDDLYLTLSDGAGDGIARFDITDATTETAFVFGELYRRGEEWKFRAIGQGYASGLAGLAGDFGIDVTDDEEQTDEEQADAVAPVVPQPRAAEVVANEPVETVEKPRRVRTAKKKVVRPKLPEPGLAEDDSWRQSRIFSVSGLRNEQEREVRATSILLGVMAQVPEFGRRIAGKFNAPAGRIETFAEASFKRGDDRVRPDGVIRIARGGRVWTALVETKTGGNALKADQVESYIEVARHRKYEAVITLSNDLALDGEHPVAVDKRKLRGKVALRHISWAEITHEAHMLRHHQGVANQAHLWILDELLYFLRHDNAGCRASTTWGPAGCTCGRPSRPRLCGPGTARRRTSRRIGKSSCGSCACVSAVSTVSRSRR